The stretch of DNA GAGCGACGCCCAGCTCGACGCCTTCATGGACATGGGCCTGGGAATGACCCGGGCCTTCTTCGCCACCGTGGAGGAGCGCTTCCCCGAGCTGGTCACCTGGGAGGAGGACTGATGGCCTGGTGGAACCAGCCGGAGGGGTCCGTGACCCCGACCGTGACCCTCAGGCGGCTCGCCGCCTGGCTCGCCGAGCGCGGTTACAGCTACGACATCGATCTGTCCGAGGGGCTGGTGCGCTCCTCGGTGGCCGGCTTCGACTACGCGCTCATGGTGGTCGACCGCCGGATCCTCGCCGTGCGCGCCCACCACCGGCTCACCGGCCCGGTCCCGGGCGCCGCGGGGCTCGCACAGGTGCGCGCCATGGCCCAGGAGGTTTCCAGCGGCCGGCTCATCCCCGCCCTCTACACCGAGGTCGACGACGCCGGCCTGGCCCTGTGCGCCGAGGTCCTCACCAACATCGGAGCCGGGCTCGACGACGCCCAACTGGCCGGCACCATGGACTTCGTCCTCGACGGCGTCGACGAGGCCCTGCGCGAGCTCATCGGCCTTTTCGATACTCGCGCCGACAGCCAGTCCGACGCCGGGTCCGAGGTCGAGATCAAGGCCGAGGATGAGGCTGCCGGTGAGGAGGGGCAGACGGCGGTCGTCATCGCGCTGCCCGAGGCGACTGGGCCCGCCGGGTCAGCCGGCTCTGCCGAACCGGTTGATGCCGTTGAGCCCCTCGGGGAAAAGGCTGCGCACGCGAGCGCGGACACGCCTGTGGAGACGGTGCCGGACGCGGTATCGGACACGGTGGCGGATACGACGCTGGAGATGGCCGCCGTCGTCGACGAGCCGGGAACCGACACGCACGCGGAGCCCCGTGAGCCCCATGCAGAGCCCGACACCGGCGTCAAGGGTGACGAGGGTATGGCCGCCCCGGGTGATGCTGACGGCGGAACCGAGGTTGAGACAACCGACACCCCTGAGCCCCTGCTCGTGTCCTAGCGCGCCCGGGCCCGGCGACCTCGACCGCCCGAAACTCGTTGGAAGCACTGGAGTGGTGGGAGGCGTCGTCGGAGTGGGCGAATTGTGAACCGTTCGGTCGGGGTAAAGTGTCGGCCTCCGACATGCCCTGCGGCCGAGTTGCCCCTCGGCGCAGCGGTAGCGGATTCTATAACTGTTCGGTAACACTGGACGTCGGGCGACCGCCCCGCTGGACGAAAGGAGCCCGATACGTCTACGACGCCGTTCATCGTCGAGCGGCGCGGGATAACGGACCTTCTCCCGCGGCGCTCCTGGGGTGTGTGGACCATCCTCCGTGCGCCCTCGCAGGACATGGTGGAAGCCTTCGCCTCATGACGGCGCAACGTCAGGCTCCGCCCGGAAGGACAGACTCCATGACAACACGCGAAGACATCCTCGAGCGCCTGGCCTACGCTGATGCCCTCGGTGATGGCCCCAAGGCCTCGGCCCTCGTCGCGGAGGCCGTCAGCTGGGCGGACGCCCTGGGAGACGAGGATCTGCGGGTCGCCACCCGGTTGGCCCTGACCGAGGCCTACCAGCGGGGCAACGAGGAGTGGAAGGCGCTGGCGCCCTTCGTGTGGAACCTCGCCCGTTACCAGAGGCGCCCCGAGCTGTTCGACGACGCACAGGTGCGCACCCTGCACTGGCACTTCAAGCGGGCGGTGGCCGTGGCCGGCGCCAACCCCAAGGTCTCCAAGGACAAAGTGCGCCAGCTCGAGGCCAGCCTCGAGGAGTTCTACCGCGCCGAGGGCGCCTCCATGCACGTCGTCCACGGCGAGCGGGCCTCCGTGGCCGGCCTGCTGGGCCTCGAGGAGGAGGCCTCCGAGGAGCTGGCCGCCTGGCGGGCCACCCACCGCGACGAGAATGCCGACTGCGAGGGCTGCGACCCCATGCGCCAGGTCGCCTTCGCCTACCGCACCGAGGCCTGGGAGCTGGCCGTGGCCACCGCCGTGCCCGTGCTGACCGGCGCTGTCGACTGCTCCGTGCAGCCCCAGACCATGCAGTCCCTCGTGCTGCTGCCCCTGCTGGCCTCCGGGCGGCCGCGGGCCGCATGGGAGGCGCACCTGCGCTCCTACCGGGAGATCCGCCGCTCGCCCAAGGCCCTCATCTCCCTGTCCTACCACCTGGAGTACCTGGCCCTCGTGGGCCGGGTGGACCGCGGCCTGGACATCCTGCGACGCCACCTGTCCTGGCTGGCCCAGGCCGAGTCCGCCTACGTGCTGCTGTCGGCCCTGCGCGGCATGAGCCTGGTGCTGCGTGAGGCCGAGCGGGCCGGCCGCGGCGAGGAGGCCCTGGGCGTCGAGCTCCCGCCCGCCGACCTGTGGTACCCGCTGCCGGGGCTGGCGGCCTCGACCACCATCTCGCGCGCCTACGCCGAGATGACCGGCTGGGCCCGGCGCCTGGCCCAGCAGTTCGACCTGCGCAACGGCAACAGCACGATCTCCGACCACCTGGAGCGATCCCTGGCGCGGGCCGCCTTCGACGCCGCCCCCGGAGCGGTCCATGGGCTGGGTGTGGAGGTCGACCTCCTGGAGCCCTCCGAGGAGCTGCCCGAGCCGGCCCAGACCAGCCTGACCATGGACGAGGACGGTGAGGCGCCCGACGTCGCCTCCCTCCTGGGGCTCGTGACTGACGATGACGGCTCGGTCCAGGAGCACGCTCCCCGCACGACGTCGTCGGGCCATCAGGAGGCGGGGGGACGACGCAGCCGCGCCGCCACCAGCCACCAGGGCGGCGACGAGCCCTTCCCGCTGGTGGACCTCGTGCGGCCCCGGCCGGTGCGCAGCGGCGAGGAGGCGGTGCGCCGCTACGTCGATCACCGCCGCTCCATCGGCTCCTCGACGATGGACTACTGGTACGTCGTCGACCAGGTGGCCACGCGTGACCTGCTGCCGCCGCCCGGCGAGGAGATCCCGGGCCTGGAGTACCACACCGGCCTGCTGCGGGCCGCCGCCCTGACCTGCCGTATCGAGATGGACGAGGCCATCGCCGAGCGCCTGCGGATCCGCCCGCTCATCGAGCTGGCCTTCGGGCCGCTGGGCGCCTCCTACGTCGACCTGCTCAACCTTGACAACGAGATCACCGCCGACTCCATCGCCGAGCGCTCCCAGGAGGCCGAGCGCGACCAGCGCCTGCGGCGCGCCACCGCGATCGTCGGGCAGATCGAGGCCCGGGTCGAGGACCTGGTGTCCACCGAGCTGCTCGATCCCGGGGGCACCGATGCCCTCGTGCTGGCCGCCGACGCGCTGCTCGTGGGCGCCTCGGTCCTCACCGACCTGCACGCCAGGGACGAGGCGCTCGGGGCGATCCAGGTGGTCGCCAGGGCCGCCGCGGCCGTCCCCGAGGACCGCCACGCCGAGCGCATGGACGATATCCTCGACATGGCGCGCGCCGAGGTCCTGGCCGAGTGCGGGGACGTCTACAGCGGCTGCCTCCTGGCCGAGGAGGTCATGCGCCGCCACGAGATGGTCTCCCCGGTGCTGGCCGCCCGCGGGCGGCGCCTGCTGGGTATCTCCTCGATGGAGGTGGGACAGTTCGACGAGGCCATCACTCAGTTCCGCGAGCAGGCCAACATCATGCTGGCCGCCGGCATCACCCTGTACGCCGTGGCCTCGCTGCTGTCCCTGGGCTCGGCCCTGGAGGCCTCCGAGCGCTACCTGGAGAGCGCCGAGGTCCTGGAGTCCGCCCTGTCCCTGGCCCAGCGCGCCGGGGCGGAGAGCATCGCCCTGTACCTGCATCGGCTCCTGGCCCAGACCGGCATGGCCATGGGCGAGGAGGAGAGCATCGCCGAGCACTCGCTGGCCGCCGCCCGGATCCTGAAGGACCAGGGGCGCCGGGCGCTGGCGGGGGAGTACCTCTCGCACGCCGCGATGGCCGCCTCCAACCTCAAGGACAACGTGCGCGCCGCCGCGCTGTTCCGCCAGGCCGCAGACCTGGAGGATGCCCGCACCGACCAGGGCCTCCTGGATCGGGGGCGGGCACTGCGTCGCTCGGCCCGGGCGCTGGTGGACGATCTCACCCTGCCCATGGCCCGCACCCGGATCGCCGAGGCCCAGGAGATCATGGATGAGGCCCGTCAGGCCTTCGCCGGCGTGGCCGACACCGAGGGCTACTCCTCGGCATGGGAGATCGGCGACTGGCACGACGACATGGCCTGGATCCTGTGGCGCACCGGTCAGAACCGGCAGGCCGTTGAGCACTGTGAGGCCGCCTACGAGGGGTACATGGACACCGAGGACCGGGACTCGGCATCGCGCGCCCTGTGCATGCTGGCGCGCCTGCACGCCGAGCGCGGCGAGCGCGAGGAGGCCCTGGCCGCCAGCGCCCGCGTGCGCGACCTGCTGGGCGAGCCGCAGTGGGACGGCCACGACGCCCTGGAGTTCGTGGCCTCCATCGAGGAGACGCTGCGCTGACCCGCGCCTCTTCCTGCAGCCGGGCGATCTGCGTGCCCCCTGTCCCCGCTGGTGGCCGCCGCATACATCCGCGGGACTGCCGCATACCGACGTCGACGGCGCCTCCGGTCCCGAGGCGTGACGCGAATGCGACGCGTGGGAGGTTCGCCCCGTGTGAATCGCCTGACGGCCGCGGCCGGGCAAGGAATGATAAGCCTTGGGCATCATGACCCCTCGACGACCCTCCCGGGAGGCACCCATGGCCATCGCAGTCTCACAACGATTCACACCCAGCGGCGACCTACCCGTGGAAGCGGGGCGCTATCGACTCGTGGCGGCGGGCTCGTGCCCGTGGTGCCGCCGCGTCCTCATCGCCCGGCGCCTGCTCGGCCTGACCGAGGCGATCCCCGTGTCCTGGACCTACGGCAAGGGCGCGGACGGCTACTGGGAGCTGACCGGTCCCGAAGGCGAGCCCGGCGTCGACCCGGCGCTCGGTGCCCGCTCCCTGGCCGAGGTCTACGAGAGGACCCCCGGCTACGAGCCGCCCCCCACCGTTCCGGCCCTGGTGGACATGACCACCGGCGAGGTCGTCAGCGATGACTCCGGTGACATGCTCTTCGACCTGTCCACCGCCTGGTGGGACCTCCACCGCCCGGGCGCCCCGGACCTCTACCCGCTCAACCGCCGTCACTCCACCGACGCCTGGGACGAGTGGATCGGCTCCCAGATCAACGTCGGCCACTCGGTGGCCGCCCATTCCAAGGACCCGGAGAAGGCCGCGGCGGCCGCCAACGGCGTGCTCGTGGGCTTCGACGTCATCGACACCCTCCTGGCCCGGGCCACCCGGATGGAGGCCTCCCGCGAGGACGGCCTGACGATGCTCGACGGGCCGGCCCTGTCCGCCGTCGTCTCGATCGGCCAGTTCCTGTGCGGCGACAAGCCCACCGGCAGCGACATCCGCCTGTTCACCACCGTTCAGTCCTACGAGTACGGCGGGCGCCAGCACTACCCCGGCGGCGAGGCGCCGTCGATCTCCTTCTGGCCGGCCCTGGCCCGCTGGTTCCGTGCCCTGGAGGGCCGCTCGGGCTGGGTGGGCCCTGAGGAGCGCAGCGCCCTGGGCTGCTGAGGCCGCCGGGCACGGCGAGGCCCGCTCTGTCGCTCGCTGCTTCGCCGTACTCCACGAGCGTCGGGGACTACTGAGGCAGGCCGGGGTGTACTCCACGCGAGCCCCGACCCCATGCAGTGCGGACAACCCCTGGTCAGTGCAACCCGGGCCTCGTGCAGCACGGCCGGCCCAGCCCGGCACCGCCGACGTCGGCCCGCGTCCACCGGCTCCTACGGCCGAGCGGTGAGGACCGGGTTGTACAGGAGGCGGTTGGGCGTCATCGGGCACTCATCGCCCACGGCCATCGGCGCGATGAGCCTGTCCGCCCGCAGGTCCTCCAGTCGCGCCACCACGCGGTCGCGCAGCGTCCACGGGTCGATCGTGTTGAGGTAGATCTTCGTGCCGCCCTCGAAGCCCGCCAGGGTGGAGACCCTCCACTTGAGCGTGATGTGCCAGGGCATGGGATGGTCCACACCGAGGGGCTTGTGGTGCCACTCCTCGTTGCTGGGCACGTCCGTGCCCGTGGCCGCGTGCAGCGCGTGGATCAGGTCGGCGACGGCATCGACCTCCTCGCGGCTCATGAGCCACGGCTCGGGCATGGCCGACGTCGAGTACACCTCCAGCGTCGGGTAGCGGTGCCCGAACCCGGCGAAGGCCACCGCGTGCTCGTTGCTCGCCACCAGCAGCCCCTGGTAGGCGGCGTAGTCCACCGCCATCTCGTTGTACAGGTTGGGGTTGGCCCGCACCTTCTGCAGCTCCAGCTCACTGGTAACGCCGCGCTCGTCGATGCCCACCAGCTGCTTGTGCAGGTGGTCGAAGCTCGCCCCGGCCGGTCGCAGCCAGTTCTGGAAGACGGCCACGTAGCGCACCCACCGGTTGGCCTCGTACAGGCTCTGCATCGCGTGGATCGCCAGGCGCGTGTAGGCCCGGTGCTCGGCCACGCTCAGCGTCCCCGAGCCGGCCAGGGCGGAGGTGTCGACGGCGTCGTCGGTGAAGTGGCGCCGCCCGATGATGACGTCGTGGCCCCCGGCGAAGAAGGCGGCCAGGAAGGTGCGGCGGGCCCGGGCGTCCATCGAGTCCCAGGAGGCCGGGTCCGCGCCCGCGGCCGCCAGCTTGGTGCGCGCCACCTGCTCGACGTGCTCGACGCCGGCCGGCTCGGCCAGGTAGGCATCCATGCGCTCGCGGGCGGCGTCGGGGATCTCGTAACCGTGGTTGATGTGCCAGTAGTCGAAGGAGAGGATCTCGAAGAGGTTGGGCACCCGCCGGAACTCGGCCACCGTGTCGAACAGGGCGGATGCGGGCACGGCGTCGAGACGCTCGAGGCCGCCGTCGGCCCGATGCACGATGCGCGACTTCTCCGGGGGCGTCTCCAGGTAGCGCGCCGAGCAGAAGGCGCAGGCGTGGGTGCGGTCGGCCGCCCCCAGCGGGCGGACCTCAGCGACCGGGTGCGAGATGGGGCGGTTGGCGCGGCCCGGCACGGTCCACACTTCGGTGCCTGTGAAGGGGCTGATCTGCTTGACCGTCCCGTCGGCCAGGCGCGTCAGTGGTTCTGCGGAGGGAGCGTAGGGCATGAGCATGCCCCCATTGTGACGCCTTGTGACATGCTCGCGCGCCCTGTCCTCCCGCAGTTGTCCCCGGCCCGCTGAGGTCGGGGTAGTCTCTCTGGCCCGGGCCGGCTCGCGCACCGGGGCCGGCCCGCTGCACGCCCCGGACTCCCCGCACCCGAGCGGATACCCGACACCCGACCGGAGAAAAGGAGGCGACTCCATGACCGACCTGGCTCAGGTCCTCACCTCCCTGCTGCTCATCGTGGCGGTGGCCTTCGTGTCGCCGCTGGTCTCCTGGACCGTCCCCAAACGGCTCGTGCCCGAGGTCGTCCTCCTCATCCTCGGCGGAATGGTCATCGGCCCCCACGGCCTGGGGCTGGCCGGGGAGGGCCCCTCCATCGAGCTGCTGCGCGAGCTCGGCGTCGCCTTCCTCTTCCTCATGGCCGGCTACGAGATCGACGTCAACGAGCTGCGCGGCGCGGGCGGGCGACACGCCGCCATCGCCTGGATGCTCTCGCTGGGCCTGGCCTTCGGAGCCGTGACAGTCATCGGGGTGACCGGCGGCGCGGCGTCGGCCAACGGCGTCGCCATCGCCATCGCAATGACCTCGACGGCGATCGGCACGATCCTACCGATCCTGCGCGACCGCGGCCTGCTGCCCACGGCGGTGGGCGCCTCGATCCTCAACCACGGCGCCGTCGGCGAGGTCGGCCCGATCCTCCTCATGGCGATCCTGCTGGGCTCGCGCTCCACCTGGGTGAGCCTGGTGATCCTGGCGGCCTTCCTCATCATCACCCTGCTCATCATCCGCTTCACCAGCCGCGTCAAGCGCGCCGGGCGCCGCCTGGTGGAGGTCATCCACCTGGGCGCCTCGACGACGGCGCAGACCACCATCCGCGCCACCGTCCTGCTTCTGGTGGGACTGTGCGCGATCGCCGCCGTCTTCGACCTCGACGTCGTCCTGGGGGCCTTCGCCGCCGGCTTCGTCCTGCGCCACGCCCTGCCCGAGGGCGACGCCCAGTTCGAGGAGAAGCTCGACGGGCTCGCCTACGGGTTCTTCGTCCCAATCTTCTTCGTGACCTCCGGCATGGGAATCGACATGAGCCTGAGTGCCGGGGACCTGGTCAACCTGCTGGCCTTCTTCGTGCTGCTGGTGCTCGTGCGGGGCGTGCCGGTGTGGCTGGCCTCCCGCGTGGAGAGGCGTCGGGACGGCTCGCGCGCCTACTCGATGCGCCAGAGCCTTCAGATCGCGGTCTACTCGACGACGGCGCTGCCCATCATCGTGGCCGTCACCCAGGTGGCGGTCAGCGCCGAGGCCATGTCGACCTCCTTCGCCTCCACGCTCGTGCTGGCCGGGGTGCTCTCGGTGCTCGTCCTGCCGGCAGCCGGGCTGGTCCTGGAGCACCGGAGCGACCACGTTCCGGCCAACGAGGTGATGCGCGTGGCCCAGGGGCCCGCCGCACCCGACGGGCGCACCCCCGAGGAGGCCACCGCCCCGGCCGGCGAGCACGTCTCAGAGCCGCGCCGTCCGGCGTCGCCGCCCGGCGGCATCGGGCTGCCAGCGGGCGTGCGCACCCCAGCCGGAGGAGTGAGGCGGCCGGCGCAGCCCGACCTCGTGGGCCGACCCGACCTGCGCGAGCGGGTGGCACCCGTCGCCGTGCGCCTGGCCGACCCGGGGCTTCACGTTCGCGGGCTGTCGGTGGAGGAGTCGCACTGGCTGGCCGCCCGCCTGGCCCAGAGCGGGCAGGACCACGCCCTGTGGCGTGAGCGCTGGCACCACCTGCGACGACGCGGCGGCACGGCCCGGGCCGCCAGGCGCCGTCGGCCCCGCGGCGAGTGACCCGTCTTGCAGCGAGCCGGGCAAATTTCGCGTAGCCGGGCGGAAAAACCGTGGGGCTACGCGAAATTTGCCCGGCTCGGCGGTGCCCCCTCGCCTACCCCTGCTGGGTTGCGAGCATGTGCGCGACCATGTCCTCCAGGGACGCCTGGATCGGCCGGTAGCGGGTGCCCAGCTCGCGGCGGCTCCGGGAGGCGTCGGAGCGGACCGTGTAGCCCACGTTGCGCCGAAGATAGGTTCGAGTCTGTCCAAGCCTGGGTGCCATGGCCAGGACTACTGGCCGAGGCAGGGCGCGTCGCGGCAACGGGAGCGATCCGCCGAATCGCGGCAGCAGAGTGCTTGTGAGTGCGAAGATGTCGGTATCCTCCGCGGAAGCGATGTAGCGGCCGTGGGCCTCGGGCAGGAAGGCGGCGGCGATGTGCGCCTGGGCCACCTCGCGGACGTCGACGACGCTGATTCCCACGCGTGGCGCCCCGAGGCGAGCGGTGCCGTCGATCATCATCCGGATCGTGGAGAAGCTCTCGCTGGTAGGGGCGCTGCCCAGTGAGGGGCCGAGGATCATGGACGGGTTGATGGTCACCAGCCTCCACCGGTCCTGCCCTGCGGCCAGTCGCCACGCCTCCTTCTCCGCAAGGGTCTTGGAGTAGGGGTAGGGCTCATGGGACAGGGAGGAGGTGGTGTTCCAGCAGGTCTCGGTCAGGATTCGCCCCGGGTAGCCCTCGATATCCGCGGCATCGCCGTACATGGCGGCGATCGAGCTGGTGAGGACCACTCGCGTGACTGACGGTGTGCGCTCGACCCCGGCCAGCACGTTGCGGGTTCCTTGCAGTGCTGGGGCGACAAGGTCTCGTTGGGGATCTTCGACTGAGCGAATGAATGGCGAGGCCGTGTGGAGGACGACTGTGCAGCCTTCCATGGCTTGGTCGTAGGAGGCGGGCTGGAGCAGGTCGCCGGCGAAGAGACGCAGAGCGCCCGGTGCCTGCTCGGCGATGCGCTTCAGATGAGCCACCTTGTTCGTGTTCTGGGGGTCGCGCACGGCGGCGTGGACGGTGACGCCGGCGTCGAGCAGTCCCTTGGTGACCCAGCTGCCCAGGTAGCCGGTGGCGCCGGTGACCATGACGGGGGCGCTGGTGTCGACCGGGATACCGCTCAGGTCGATGGTGGAATCGAAGCTGTCAGTGGAGTGTGCTGCTGAGGATCGCATGGCGGCAGCCTGACAACAAAAGGAAACGAAGTCAACCCGTTTCGTTATTAATCGGTACGATCTCCCCATGAA from Actinomyces sp. Marseille-P3109 encodes:
- a CDS encoding tetratricopeptide repeat protein, with amino-acid sequence MTTREDILERLAYADALGDGPKASALVAEAVSWADALGDEDLRVATRLALTEAYQRGNEEWKALAPFVWNLARYQRRPELFDDAQVRTLHWHFKRAVAVAGANPKVSKDKVRQLEASLEEFYRAEGASMHVVHGERASVAGLLGLEEEASEELAAWRATHRDENADCEGCDPMRQVAFAYRTEAWELAVATAVPVLTGAVDCSVQPQTMQSLVLLPLLASGRPRAAWEAHLRSYREIRRSPKALISLSYHLEYLALVGRVDRGLDILRRHLSWLAQAESAYVLLSALRGMSLVLREAERAGRGEEALGVELPPADLWYPLPGLAASTTISRAYAEMTGWARRLAQQFDLRNGNSTISDHLERSLARAAFDAAPGAVHGLGVEVDLLEPSEELPEPAQTSLTMDEDGEAPDVASLLGLVTDDDGSVQEHAPRTTSSGHQEAGGRRSRAATSHQGGDEPFPLVDLVRPRPVRSGEEAVRRYVDHRRSIGSSTMDYWYVVDQVATRDLLPPPGEEIPGLEYHTGLLRAAALTCRIEMDEAIAERLRIRPLIELAFGPLGASYVDLLNLDNEITADSIAERSQEAERDQRLRRATAIVGQIEARVEDLVSTELLDPGGTDALVLAADALLVGASVLTDLHARDEALGAIQVVARAAAAVPEDRHAERMDDILDMARAEVLAECGDVYSGCLLAEEVMRRHEMVSPVLAARGRRLLGISSMEVGQFDEAITQFREQANIMLAAGITLYAVASLLSLGSALEASERYLESAEVLESALSLAQRAGAESIALYLHRLLAQTGMAMGEEESIAEHSLAAARILKDQGRRALAGEYLSHAAMAASNLKDNVRAAALFRQAADLEDARTDQGLLDRGRALRRSARALVDDLTLPMARTRIAEAQEIMDEARQAFAGVADTEGYSSAWEIGDWHDDMAWILWRTGQNRQAVEHCEAAYEGYMDTEDRDSASRALCMLARLHAERGEREEALAASARVRDLLGEPQWDGHDALEFVASIEETLR
- a CDS encoding glutathione S-transferase C-terminal domain-containing protein, which translates into the protein MAIAVSQRFTPSGDLPVEAGRYRLVAAGSCPWCRRVLIARRLLGLTEAIPVSWTYGKGADGYWELTGPEGEPGVDPALGARSLAEVYERTPGYEPPPTVPALVDMTTGEVVSDDSGDMLFDLSTAWWDLHRPGAPDLYPLNRRHSTDAWDEWIGSQINVGHSVAAHSKDPEKAAAAANGVLVGFDVIDTLLARATRMEASREDGLTMLDGPALSAVVSIGQFLCGDKPTGSDIRLFTTVQSYEYGGRQHYPGGEAPSISFWPALARWFRALEGRSGWVGPEERSALGC
- a CDS encoding DUF4921 family protein; translation: MLMPYAPSAEPLTRLADGTVKQISPFTGTEVWTVPGRANRPISHPVAEVRPLGAADRTHACAFCSARYLETPPEKSRIVHRADGGLERLDAVPASALFDTVAEFRRVPNLFEILSFDYWHINHGYEIPDAARERMDAYLAEPAGVEHVEQVARTKLAAAGADPASWDSMDARARRTFLAAFFAGGHDVIIGRRHFTDDAVDTSALAGSGTLSVAEHRAYTRLAIHAMQSLYEANRWVRYVAVFQNWLRPAGASFDHLHKQLVGIDERGVTSELELQKVRANPNLYNEMAVDYAAYQGLLVASNEHAVAFAGFGHRYPTLEVYSTSAMPEPWLMSREEVDAVADLIHALHAATGTDVPSNEEWHHKPLGVDHPMPWHITLKWRVSTLAGFEGGTKIYLNTIDPWTLRDRVVARLEDLRADRLIAPMAVGDECPMTPNRLLYNPVLTARP
- a CDS encoding cation:proton antiporter, producing MTDLAQVLTSLLLIVAVAFVSPLVSWTVPKRLVPEVVLLILGGMVIGPHGLGLAGEGPSIELLRELGVAFLFLMAGYEIDVNELRGAGGRHAAIAWMLSLGLAFGAVTVIGVTGGAASANGVAIAIAMTSTAIGTILPILRDRGLLPTAVGASILNHGAVGEVGPILLMAILLGSRSTWVSLVILAAFLIITLLIIRFTSRVKRAGRRLVEVIHLGASTTAQTTIRATVLLLVGLCAIAAVFDLDVVLGAFAAGFVLRHALPEGDAQFEEKLDGLAYGFFVPIFFVTSGMGIDMSLSAGDLVNLLAFFVLLVLVRGVPVWLASRVERRRDGSRAYSMRQSLQIAVYSTTALPIIVAVTQVAVSAEAMSTSFASTLVLAGVLSVLVLPAAGLVLEHRSDHVPANEVMRVAQGPAAPDGRTPEEATAPAGEHVSEPRRPASPPGGIGLPAGVRTPAGGVRRPAQPDLVGRPDLRERVAPVAVRLADPGLHVRGLSVEESHWLAARLAQSGQDHALWRERWHHLRRRGGTARAARRRRPRGE
- a CDS encoding NAD-dependent epimerase/dehydratase family protein — encoded protein: MRSSAAHSTDSFDSTIDLSGIPVDTSAPVMVTGATGYLGSWVTKGLLDAGVTVHAAVRDPQNTNKVAHLKRIAEQAPGALRLFAGDLLQPASYDQAMEGCTVVLHTASPFIRSVEDPQRDLVAPALQGTRNVLAGVERTPSVTRVVLTSSIAAMYGDAADIEGYPGRILTETCWNTTSSLSHEPYPYSKTLAEKEAWRLAAGQDRWRLVTINPSMILGPSLGSAPTSESFSTIRMMIDGTARLGAPRVGISVVDVREVAQAHIAAAFLPEAHGRYIASAEDTDIFALTSTLLPRFGGSLPLPRRALPRPVVLAMAPRLGQTRTYLRRNVGYTVRSDASRSRRELGTRYRPIQASLEDMVAHMLATQQG